A window of Stenotrophomonas indicatrix genomic DNA:
CATATGGAAGTAGTCGACGAACCACGGGGTTTCCAGCCGCACCGATGCGGCGTTGCCGGTCACGTCCAGCACCGTGCAGCGGCGATCCCATTGATCTTTCGGGGTCTTCAACGCGCCCTGCTTCGTCAACGCAACCAGCTCTTCCTTCGACATCCGGCGCAGGCCCAGGCGTTCGTCCGGTGTATCACCGAGCACCGCACGTTTGGCCAGATCCGGATGCAGGGAACGGGCGACGCGCTGCGGGTCGGCTTCCAGTTGACCGTCGACGTAGTCGTGGCAGGTGGCTTCGATGGCTGCGATCGTGGCGGCGTCGGCGGCGGGGCTTGCTGCTGCGGAAAGTGCGAACAACAGGGCAACGGTGGACATCCGGGTCTCCAGCGCTGAGGGCTGGGCGATCATGGCATGGCCGGATGCGCCCCATCCACGCATGGCGTGGATCTACTGCAACAGCCACGCCAGTTTGCGTTCGCGCGGCTGCCGCTTGAGCTCCCATTCGGCACGCGAGGCCGCTGCACGGTCCGGGTACTCACGCACCGCCAGGACCCGCAGTGGCGGCCGCGACCGGGTGTAGCGGGCCCCCTTGCCGGCCTGGTGGGCAGCAAAACGGGCCTGCACGTCGGTGCTGATGCCGGCGTAATAGCTGCCGTCGCGGCATTCGAGCAGGTACAGGAACCACGGGCGGGAGGGCGAAACCATTGCCGGATTATGCCGTGCTGCACTGCAGCGGATATACTGGCGACCGAATGCAGGAGAGAGGCGCCGCGCTGGCGCCCGCCGAAGGCGCAGGCTCCCATGATCGCTCAGGCCGGTGGGCTGGAATCCCACCAACCATGCATTCGACTCGCCGAGCTGGAGAGAGGTCACCGGGCACGCC
This region includes:
- a CDS encoding nuclear transport factor 2 family protein is translated as MSTVALLFALSAAASPAADAATIAAIEATCHDYVDGQLEADPQRVARSLHPDLAKRAVLGDTPDERLGLRRMSKEELVALTKQGALKTPKDQWDRRCTVLDVTGNAASVRLETPWFVDYFHMGRFEQRWVIVNALWYPKPKAK
- a CDS encoding GIY-YIG nuclease family protein; this encodes MVSPSRPWFLYLLECRDGSYYAGISTDVQARFAAHQAGKGARYTRSRPPLRVLAVREYPDRAAASRAEWELKRQPRERKLAWLLQ